One window of Chryseobacterium sp. JJR-5R genomic DNA carries:
- a CDS encoding sensor protein KdpD, which produces MPSAQDFLELIQKSRKGKFKIYIGMSAGVGKTFRMLQEAHSLLRNGIDVKIGYIETHDREETKALTEGLPEIARKSVFYKGKSLEEMDLQAIINEHPEVVLVDELAHTNVEGSKHKKRWQDVLEILDNGINVISAMNIQHIESLNDEVRKITGVEVTERVPDKILAFADEVVNIDLTADELLTRLKEGKIYKKEKIQTALQNFFQGGHILQLRELALKEVATHVEKKVETEIKTENFKPVKFLACISSNGKVAKNIIRKTARLASYYNSAWTVLYIQKPSESLEKIALDKQRYLINNFNLAQELGAKVMRVKESSVHKGILDYVIEHNISTVCMGKPHAKLWQNMFGYSWIYTLMNRLNERQIDIIILS; this is translated from the coding sequence ATGCCTTCAGCACAAGATTTTTTAGAACTGATTCAGAAATCCCGGAAAGGAAAATTCAAAATCTATATCGGGATGAGCGCGGGTGTGGGCAAGACATTCCGTATGCTTCAGGAAGCGCATTCCCTACTGCGGAACGGCATTGATGTCAAGATCGGTTACATAGAAACGCACGACCGCGAAGAAACCAAGGCGTTGACAGAAGGCCTCCCGGAAATTGCCCGGAAATCTGTTTTCTATAAAGGAAAAAGCCTGGAGGAAATGGACCTTCAGGCGATAATCAATGAGCATCCCGAAGTGGTCCTGGTGGATGAACTGGCGCATACCAATGTGGAAGGCTCCAAGCATAAAAAAAGATGGCAGGATGTGCTGGAAATCCTGGATAACGGCATTAATGTCATCAGTGCCATGAATATCCAGCATATTGAAAGCCTGAATGATGAAGTAAGGAAAATTACCGGCGTTGAAGTAACGGAACGTGTCCCGGATAAAATCCTGGCTTTTGCAGATGAAGTGGTGAACATCGACCTGACGGCAGATGAACTGCTGACCCGGCTGAAGGAAGGGAAAATCTATAAGAAGGAGAAAATTCAGACCGCTTTGCAGAATTTCTTCCAGGGCGGCCATATCCTGCAGCTCCGTGAACTGGCTCTGAAAGAAGTGGCGACCCACGTGGAAAAGAAAGTGGAAACGGAGATCAAAACAGAAAACTTTAAACCCGTGAAATTCCTGGCCTGTATCAGCAGCAACGGAAAGGTCGCTAAAAACATCATCCGGAAAACCGCGAGGCTGGCCAGCTATTACAATAGTGCATGGACGGTCCTGTACATCCAGAAGCCTTCGGAAAGCCTTGAAAAAATTGCCCTCGACAAGCAGCGTTATCTGATTAATAATTTTAATTTAGCACAGGAATTGGGTGCAAAAGTTATGCGTGTAAAAGAAAGCAGCGTTCATAAAGGGATTCTGGACTATGTTATTGAACATAACATCAGTACAGTCTGTATGGGAAAGCCTCATGCGAAATTATGGCAGAACATGTTCGGCTACAGCTGGATCTATACCCTGATGAACCGGCTGAATGAACGGCAGATTGATATTATTATCTTATCCTGA
- the kdpB gene encoding potassium-transporting ATPase subunit KdpB produces MKNQSQTLFQKDLVNEAIQQSFVKLNPKIMFKNPVMFLVEIGTAVMLIVSIFSLTGDHSQGSFAYNFLVFIILFFTVLFANFAEAIAEARGKAQADTLRKTREETPAKVVVDQKPGFQVETVLKKSADMTLGDIFLCEAGDQIPMDGEIIEGLATIDESAITGESAPVIREAGGDKSSVTGGTKVLSDRIKVKVTTRPGESFLDQMIALVEGASRQKTPNEIALTILLAGFTLTFIIVTVSLKPFADYAQTPITIAAFISLFVCLIPTTIGGLLSAIGIAGMDRALRANVITKSGKAVETAGDIDVLLLDKTGTITIGNRKATQFHQAHGTDLNEFIRASALSSVADETPEGKSIIELSQLKSEELLVPNPVYIEFTAETRTSGIDFENTRIRKGAYDTIKKLTEKAGNIFPQETQEAVTQISENGGTPLVVSVNEKVWGVIELQDIIKTGIQERFQRLRKMGVKTVMVTGDNPLTAKFIAEKAGVDDFIAEARPEDKMNYIKKEQQEGKLVAMMGDGTNDAPALAQADVGVAMNSGTAAAKEAGNMVDLDNDPTKLIEIVEIGKQLLMTRGTLTTFSIANDVAKYFAIIPALFITFIPALQKLNIMKLHSPESAILSAIIFNAIIIPVLIPLALKGVAYKPIGASALLRRNLLIYGLGGIIAPFIGIKLIDLFISLFF; encoded by the coding sequence ATGAAAAATCAATCACAGACATTGTTTCAGAAAGATCTGGTTAACGAGGCCATCCAACAGTCCTTCGTCAAGCTGAATCCTAAAATCATGTTTAAAAACCCGGTTATGTTCCTGGTGGAAATCGGAACGGCGGTCATGCTCATTGTAAGCATATTCAGCTTAACGGGAGATCATTCCCAGGGCAGCTTCGCTTATAATTTCCTGGTATTTATCATCTTATTCTTTACGGTTTTATTTGCCAATTTCGCTGAGGCCATTGCTGAAGCCAGAGGAAAAGCCCAGGCGGATACGTTAAGGAAAACCCGTGAAGAAACCCCTGCAAAAGTAGTCGTTGACCAAAAACCGGGGTTTCAGGTAGAAACGGTTTTAAAAAAATCTGCCGATATGACGCTGGGCGACATCTTCCTCTGCGAAGCAGGCGACCAGATCCCGATGGACGGCGAAATCATCGAAGGGCTCGCTACCATTGACGAATCTGCCATCACCGGGGAAAGTGCCCCCGTCATCCGTGAAGCAGGAGGTGACAAAAGCTCCGTAACGGGAGGCACCAAAGTACTTTCCGACAGGATTAAGGTGAAGGTGACCACCAGGCCCGGAGAATCTTTCCTGGATCAGATGATTGCCCTTGTGGAAGGGGCTTCAAGACAGAAAACACCCAACGAAATCGCATTAACCATATTATTAGCTGGATTTACGCTGACCTTTATCATCGTTACCGTCTCCCTTAAACCTTTTGCAGACTATGCGCAGACGCCGATCACCATTGCAGCATTCATTTCACTTTTCGTTTGTCTGATTCCGACAACGATCGGCGGCCTGCTCTCTGCAATCGGGATTGCAGGGATGGACCGGGCGCTGAGGGCCAACGTGATTACCAAAAGCGGGAAAGCAGTTGAAACCGCCGGTGATATCGATGTCCTGCTTCTGGATAAAACAGGAACCATCACCATCGGGAACCGGAAAGCCACACAGTTTCACCAGGCCCACGGAACCGATCTCAACGAATTCATCAGAGCCTCAGCCCTGAGCTCTGTAGCGGATGAAACACCGGAGGGAAAATCCATCATCGAATTAAGCCAGTTAAAATCTGAGGAATTGCTGGTCCCTAATCCTGTCTACATTGAATTTACCGCTGAAACCAGAACTTCAGGGATAGATTTTGAAAACACAAGAATCCGGAAAGGTGCGTATGATACGATTAAAAAGCTTACTGAAAAAGCCGGGAATATTTTCCCACAAGAAACCCAGGAAGCCGTAACCCAGATCTCTGAAAACGGAGGAACGCCGCTGGTAGTTTCCGTTAATGAAAAAGTATGGGGCGTCATTGAGCTGCAGGATATTATCAAGACCGGCATCCAGGAACGTTTCCAGCGGCTGAGAAAAATGGGTGTGAAAACGGTAATGGTGACCGGTGACAATCCTTTAACTGCAAAATTTATTGCTGAAAAAGCCGGCGTGGATGATTTTATTGCCGAAGCCAGGCCGGAAGACAAAATGAACTATATTAAAAAAGAACAGCAGGAAGGAAAGCTGGTGGCTATGATGGGAGACGGAACCAATGATGCGCCTGCCCTTGCCCAGGCTGATGTGGGCGTTGCCATGAACAGCGGAACTGCGGCCGCCAAAGAGGCGGGAAACATGGTTGATCTGGATAACGACCCTACAAAACTGATTGAAATTGTAGAAATCGGGAAACAGCTGCTGATGACCCGCGGGACGCTTACCACATTCAGTATCGCGAATGACGTGGCTAAATATTTCGCTATTATCCCGGCGCTCTTTATCACATTTATCCCGGCGCTTCAGAAACTGAATATCATGAAACTTCACAGCCCGGAATCTGCTATTTTATCCGCGATTATTTTTAATGCCATTATTATCCCGGTTCTGATTCCGCTGGCGTTGAAAGGAGTGGCTTACAAACCGATCGGTGCCAGTGCATTGCTGAGAAGAAATCTTCTGATCTACGGTCTGGGCGGGATTATCGCACCATTCATCGGAATAAAATTGATTGATCTGTTCATCAGTTTGTTCTTTTAG
- a CDS encoding porin has translation MKKYIITAFILGVFFPKAQSSDSLAAQPKISFSAYAELFYTYDFNEPANHMRQNFLYSYNRHNEVNLNLGLVKAAYQSENMRANLALMAGTYAQDNLAAEQDALRYVNEANIGIKISKNKNLWIDAGIMPSHIGWESAIGKDNINLTRSLAAENSPYFETGAKVSYTTDNGKWFVSGMVLNGWQRIARPEGNQTLSFGHQVTYKPNDKITLNSSSFIGNDKPQAAKKMRYFHDLFGNFQLTDQFSTTLGFDIGAEQKEKGSEQYNLWYSPNVLMKYQLNDQWALAGRLEYYSDENGVIISTGTPNGFQTFGYSLNLDYAIFKNVLFRTEARGFTSRDAVFVKNDTFSKGNFFITTSLAAWF, from the coding sequence ATGAAAAAATACATCATCACAGCATTCATTCTGGGCGTGTTTTTCCCGAAAGCGCAGTCTTCAGATTCCCTGGCTGCCCAGCCTAAAATCAGTTTTTCTGCATACGCGGAGCTTTTCTACACGTATGATTTTAATGAACCCGCCAATCACATGCGCCAGAATTTTCTGTATTCCTACAACCGGCACAATGAGGTCAATCTGAACCTGGGGCTTGTTAAAGCAGCCTACCAAAGTGAAAATATGCGTGCCAACCTCGCGCTGATGGCAGGAACCTATGCCCAGGATAACCTGGCTGCCGAACAGGATGCACTGCGGTACGTGAACGAAGCGAATATCGGGATTAAGATTTCCAAAAATAAAAACCTGTGGATCGATGCCGGGATCATGCCTTCCCACATCGGCTGGGAAAGTGCCATCGGGAAAGACAACATCAACCTGACAAGAAGCCTTGCCGCGGAAAATTCCCCTTATTTTGAAACGGGAGCCAAGGTTTCCTACACCACGGATAACGGCAAATGGTTCGTAAGCGGAATGGTTCTGAACGGATGGCAGCGGATTGCCAGACCGGAAGGCAATCAGACCCTGTCATTCGGCCATCAGGTAACGTATAAGCCGAACGATAAGATTACCCTGAACAGCAGCTCTTTCATCGGCAACGACAAACCTCAGGCAGCCAAAAAAATGCGTTACTTTCATGATCTTTTCGGGAATTTCCAGCTGACAGATCAATTCTCGACCACACTGGGCTTCGATATCGGTGCTGAACAGAAGGAAAAAGGAAGTGAGCAGTACAACCTTTGGTACAGTCCGAATGTCCTGATGAAATATCAGCTGAATGACCAATGGGCGCTTGCCGGAAGACTGGAATATTATAGTGATGAGAACGGCGTGATTATCAGCACCGGAACACCGAACGGCTTTCAGACTTTCGGATATTCCCTGAATCTGGATTATGCCATTTTTAAAAATGTATTATTCCGTACGGAAGCCAGAGGATTCACTTCCAGAGATGCTGTTTTTGTAAAAAATGATACATTCAGCAAAGGGAACTTCTTTATTACCACAAGCCTTGCAGCGTGGTTTTGA
- the kdpA gene encoding potassium-transporting ATPase subunit KdpA produces MNTEILGIIAMFAITLVIGIFLGKYIADVYGYKKNLSDRIFQPVENLIYKISGINPDRQMTWKQNMYALLTINVVWLILGFFILSNQSWLPLNPDGNPDMSPDLAFNTAISFLVNCNLQHYSGETGVSYLSQLYLMFLQFVTAATGMAAMAVLFKAFKDKTTTELGNFYDFFTRSVTRILVPISIVVAFILSANGSPMTFEGKDHITTLEGQDVEVSRGPAAAFIAIKHLGTNGGGFFGANSAHPLENPNYLTNITEMVTQMIIPFALVFALGFYLKKRKLSWVIFTVMTVGFLALTVPNVINETNGNPLITQMGTDSHLGAMEGKEIRFGSAASAYWSIATTVISTGSVNAMHDSTMPLSGMNQLLAMMINCFYGGCGVGILNYFIFIILAVFMSGLMVGRTPEFLGKKIEAKEMKIAMIVALFHPFLILAGTALTAYLPELGAKTLNNPGFHGFSEMLYEFTSSSANNGSGFEGLGDNTPWWNISTGIVLLLSRFIPIIGPIAIAGLLAGKKYIPESAGTLKTDTATFGFMTLAVILLIAALSFFPALTLGPIAEQLQHFSK; encoded by the coding sequence ATGAATACAGAAATCTTAGGCATAATTGCCATGTTTGCCATCACATTGGTTATCGGTATTTTCTTAGGGAAATATATTGCTGATGTTTACGGGTATAAAAAAAACCTTTCAGACAGAATTTTTCAGCCGGTTGAAAACTTAATTTATAAAATCTCAGGAATCAACCCTGACAGGCAGATGACCTGGAAGCAGAATATGTATGCTCTGCTGACCATCAATGTAGTCTGGCTTATACTGGGGTTTTTCATCTTGTCCAACCAGTCCTGGCTTCCCCTCAATCCGGACGGCAACCCGGATATGTCTCCGGACCTCGCCTTCAATACGGCCATCTCTTTCCTGGTCAACTGTAATTTGCAGCATTATTCCGGGGAAACGGGCGTAAGCTATCTGAGCCAGCTGTATCTGATGTTCCTGCAGTTTGTAACAGCCGCTACAGGAATGGCAGCAATGGCTGTACTGTTCAAGGCATTTAAAGATAAAACGACTACGGAACTCGGTAATTTTTACGACTTCTTCACCAGATCCGTTACCAGAATCCTGGTTCCTATCAGTATTGTGGTGGCATTTATTCTTTCTGCCAACGGCAGCCCGATGACATTTGAAGGCAAAGATCATATCACTACGCTGGAAGGGCAGGATGTTGAAGTTTCCAGAGGCCCGGCGGCAGCTTTTATTGCCATCAAGCATCTCGGAACGAACGGCGGCGGATTTTTCGGGGCCAACTCGGCACACCCGCTTGAAAACCCGAATTACCTGACGAATATAACCGAAATGGTTACCCAGATGATTATTCCGTTTGCATTGGTATTTGCTCTTGGATTTTATTTGAAGAAAAGAAAACTTTCATGGGTCATTTTTACCGTCATGACGGTAGGATTTCTCGCCCTCACCGTTCCGAATGTTATCAATGAAACCAACGGGAACCCACTGATTACCCAAATGGGAACCGATTCTCACCTCGGCGCGATGGAAGGGAAGGAAATCCGTTTCGGAAGCGCCGCTTCTGCCTACTGGAGCATTGCTACAACGGTAATCTCAACGGGTTCCGTGAACGCTATGCATGACAGTACCATGCCGCTTTCCGGAATGAACCAGTTGCTGGCCATGATGATCAACTGCTTCTACGGAGGCTGCGGCGTAGGGATCCTCAACTATTTTATCTTTATTATCCTTGCTGTATTTATGAGCGGCCTGATGGTCGGAAGGACACCTGAATTTTTAGGTAAGAAGATTGAAGCCAAAGAAATGAAGATCGCCATGATTGTCGCTTTATTCCATCCGTTCCTGATCCTTGCCGGAACCGCATTGACAGCATATCTGCCGGAATTAGGAGCCAAAACGCTGAACAATCCCGGATTTCACGGATTCAGTGAAATGCTGTATGAATTCACGTCCTCTTCTGCCAATAACGGTTCCGGGTTTGAAGGCCTGGGCGACAATACACCCTGGTGGAATATCTCAACAGGAATCGTCTTACTGCTTTCAAGGTTCATCCCGATTATCGGCCCGATTGCGATTGCAGGATTACTGGCCGGAAAAAAATACATCCCGGAAAGCGCAGGAACGCTGAAGACCGATACCGCTACCTTCGGATTTATGACCTTAGCCGTAATTCTGCTGATTGCCGCCCTGTCATTCTTCCCTGCACTGACGCTAGGCCCGATTGCAGAACAACTACAACATTTTTCTAAATAA
- a CDS encoding M16 family metallopeptidase: protein MTKKKYQETVHTDPNTYEYITVTNDENQVRIYTLKNGLKVFLARNSDAPRIQTYIPVRTGSNNDPVDNTGLAHYLEHMMFKGTSRIGTQDWEKEKVLLNRISDLYEQHKAEPDASKKRDIYKKIDDISQEASQYAIANEYDKVISSLGASGTNAHTWFDETVYKNNIPNNELEKWLKIEKERFSELVLRLFHTELESVYEEFNRAQDNDSRLVQYEMMDALFPNHPNGQQTTLGKAEHLKNPSMKAIHKYFDDYYVPNNFAVVLVGDLDFDNTVQLVDQYFGMLPYKELPEKTPVKEEPITEIIKRTVKTPTTPRIQLAWRTESYGTREAMLADIAANILSNRGEAGLLDLHINQTQKMLWAQAYSVGLKEYGYFSVVAVPKESQTLEEAEDMVMKEIERLKNGDFPDWMIPAIINDFKLQRMKSLETADGLATNLYDTYIKGRTWEEELNEMDEYEQFTKDALVAFAREFFRDNYVAVYKEKGINDQLLRVDNPGITPIKINREAQSDFLKVILAEKTADIQPEFIDYEKEVQRATIKGKPVSFVKNKYNDLAQVHFIFPMGSDNNKNLVMATQLLQYLGTEQYSPEDLKNEFFKIGVSNDFKTTSDQLLITLNGLEEHMEQGIRLLQHWMQQVKPDREIYEQFVENVLENRAAVKKDKNRIMTALTNYTKLGAFSRFTDIISKEELESSSPEMFTDTIKTLFGYPYQLFFYGKDFEHFKTYIPDYIEQESLQIPEPRLYPEPETAGNVYFTDYDMVQMEMSKVGRGNEVNTGNFGKINVFNEYFGRGLSSIVFQEIRESKSLAYSAYVSYAPNAELGHHDYITTYIGTQPDKLQIAVDTMAELMAELPDVPAQFENARSAALKQIASTRITRTNIFFNTLRLKKLGIAYDFRKDIYEQIRNLKFEDLKTFYNTEIMPVNFNTAIIGKRENLNREAAGKLGTFKEVSLEDIFGY, encoded by the coding sequence ATGACGAAAAAAAAATACCAGGAAACGGTCCATACTGATCCCAATACCTACGAATATATCACTGTCACCAATGACGAAAACCAGGTAAGAATCTACACCCTTAAAAACGGACTGAAGGTTTTTCTTGCCCGGAATTCTGATGCTCCCAGGATCCAGACTTATATTCCGGTCAGAACGGGAAGCAATAATGATCCTGTTGACAATACCGGGCTTGCCCATTACCTGGAACATATGATGTTTAAAGGGACTTCCCGAATCGGGACCCAGGACTGGGAAAAGGAAAAAGTGCTGCTGAACCGAATTTCAGACCTGTACGAACAGCACAAAGCGGAACCGGATGCTTCAAAAAAAAGAGACATTTACAAGAAAATAGACGACATTTCCCAGGAAGCCAGCCAATATGCCATCGCCAATGAATATGATAAGGTGATTTCTTCTCTGGGTGCCTCCGGGACCAATGCCCACACGTGGTTCGATGAAACGGTCTATAAAAACAACATCCCGAACAACGAACTGGAAAAATGGCTGAAAATTGAAAAGGAAAGATTTTCAGAACTGGTTCTCCGGCTTTTCCACACGGAGCTGGAATCGGTATACGAAGAATTCAACCGTGCCCAGGATAATGATTCAAGACTTGTACAGTACGAAATGATGGATGCTTTGTTCCCGAACCATCCGAACGGCCAGCAGACGACCTTAGGAAAAGCAGAACACCTGAAAAACCCTTCCATGAAGGCCATCCACAAGTATTTCGATGATTACTATGTTCCCAACAACTTTGCTGTGGTTCTGGTAGGCGACCTTGATTTTGATAACACGGTTCAGCTTGTGGATCAGTATTTCGGGATGCTTCCCTATAAAGAGCTTCCGGAAAAAACACCGGTCAAGGAGGAGCCGATTACTGAAATTATAAAAAGAACCGTAAAAACCCCTACGACCCCAAGAATCCAATTGGCCTGGAGAACCGAAAGTTACGGAACCCGCGAAGCCATGCTTGCCGATATTGCTGCCAACATTTTGAGTAACAGGGGAGAGGCCGGACTGCTGGACCTGCATATCAACCAGACCCAAAAGATGCTTTGGGCGCAGGCCTATTCGGTAGGCCTGAAAGAATACGGATATTTTTCCGTTGTAGCAGTCCCTAAAGAAAGCCAGACATTGGAAGAAGCGGAGGATATGGTCATGAAAGAAATTGAACGGCTGAAAAACGGCGATTTCCCGGACTGGATGATCCCTGCCATCATCAATGACTTTAAACTGCAGAGAATGAAATCCCTGGAAACTGCGGACGGACTGGCTACCAATCTTTACGATACCTACATTAAAGGCAGAACCTGGGAAGAGGAACTGAATGAAATGGATGAATATGAGCAGTTTACCAAAGACGCTCTGGTGGCTTTTGCCCGGGAATTTTTCAGGGATAATTACGTAGCGGTATATAAGGAAAAAGGAATTAATGACCAGCTGTTGCGCGTGGACAACCCGGGAATTACGCCCATAAAAATCAACCGCGAAGCACAGTCTGATTTCCTGAAGGTGATCCTGGCTGAAAAGACAGCCGATATCCAGCCTGAGTTTATTGACTATGAAAAGGAAGTGCAGAGAGCAACCATTAAAGGAAAGCCGGTAAGCTTTGTTAAGAATAAGTACAATGACCTGGCCCAGGTCCATTTCATATTTCCTATGGGGAGCGACAACAACAAAAATCTGGTAATGGCTACGCAGCTTCTGCAGTATCTGGGGACTGAACAGTACTCACCTGAAGACCTGAAAAACGAGTTCTTTAAGATCGGCGTCAGCAATGATTTTAAAACGACCAGCGACCAGCTCCTGATTACCCTGAACGGCCTGGAAGAGCATATGGAACAGGGAATCAGGCTGCTGCAGCACTGGATGCAGCAGGTAAAGCCTGACCGGGAAATTTATGAGCAGTTTGTGGAAAACGTCCTGGAAAACCGGGCCGCTGTAAAGAAAGACAAAAACCGGATCATGACTGCACTGACCAATTATACCAAGTTAGGTGCATTTTCAAGGTTTACTGATATTATCTCCAAAGAGGAACTGGAAAGCAGCAGCCCCGAAATGTTTACCGACACCATAAAAACTTTATTCGGATACCCTTACCAGCTCTTTTTCTACGGAAAGGATTTTGAACATTTCAAAACTTATATTCCGGATTATATTGAGCAGGAAAGCCTTCAGATTCCTGAACCGAGGCTGTATCCCGAACCGGAAACTGCCGGGAATGTTTATTTCACCGATTATGATATGGTGCAGATGGAAATGAGCAAAGTGGGACGCGGAAATGAAGTGAATACAGGCAATTTCGGAAAAATCAATGTTTTCAATGAATATTTCGGAAGAGGGCTTTCATCCATTGTTTTCCAGGAAATCCGTGAAAGCAAAAGCCTTGCCTATTCTGCCTATGTTTCATATGCACCGAATGCCGAACTGGGGCACCACGATTATATCACTACCTATATCGGGACCCAGCCGGACAAACTTCAGATCGCTGTAGATACGATGGCTGAACTGATGGCTGAACTGCCGGATGTGCCCGCTCAGTTTGAGAATGCCCGGAGTGCGGCCCTGAAGCAGATCGCTTCTACCCGCATTACCAGAACCAATATTTTCTTCAATACTTTACGGCTGAAAAAACTGGGGATTGCCTATGATTTCAGAAAGGATATTTATGAACAGATCAGGAACCTGAAGTTTGAAGACCTGAAAACGTTTTACAATACGGAAATAATGCCTGTAAATTTCAATACCGCCATTATCGGGAAACGGGAGAACCTCAACCGGGAAGCTGCCGGGAAGCTGGGGACTTTCAAGGAAGTCAGCCTGGAAGATATTTTCGGCTATTAA
- a CDS encoding potassium-transporting ATPase subunit C: protein MKNHILSALRLTLVMLVIVGIYSGIVYAGSKILPTQGNAEIIRYKGQKFYANIGQDFKSPKYFHGRPSAVDYNAAGSAGSNKGPSNEEYLETVQKRIDTLKMQNPGMANTKVPVELVTASGSGLDPDISEEGARYQVLRIAEERKIAAERIEELIKRQTEQTLFGPSKINVLKLNIALDQMN from the coding sequence ATGAAAAATCATATTTTATCTGCACTCAGGCTGACCCTCGTTATGCTCGTTATCGTGGGAATTTATTCAGGTATTGTTTACGCAGGTTCTAAAATTTTACCCACTCAGGGAAACGCAGAAATCATCCGTTATAAGGGCCAAAAATTTTACGCCAATATCGGACAGGATTTCAAATCTCCGAAATATTTTCACGGCCGACCTTCCGCTGTGGATTATAATGCCGCAGGAAGCGCAGGAAGCAACAAAGGGCCCAGTAATGAAGAATACCTGGAAACGGTTCAGAAAAGAATCGATACCCTGAAAATGCAGAATCCGGGAATGGCCAATACAAAGGTTCCCGTAGAACTGGTAACGGCAAGCGGAAGCGGCCTGGACCCTGATATTTCTGAAGAAGGAGCCCGGTATCAGGTTCTGAGAATTGCTGAAGAACGCAAAATAGCGGCAGAAAGAATCGAAGAACTCATCAAAAGACAGACAGAACAAACACTGTTCGGACCTTCAAAAATCAATGTCCTGAAATTAAATATCGCTTTAGACCAGATGAATTAA
- a CDS encoding sigma-54 dependent transcriptional regulator — MSGTILIIDDEIKLLKLLGMILSQEDFNVKQASTARSAMTMLEQHEFDVVLSDVRLPDAFGVDLIKSVKTKYPYLEIILMTAFGNITDAVQAMKNGAYDYLVKGDDNEKIIPLVYKALEKAKHNKSGIVRKNTAQKGFESIIGTSPQILQAKKLAERVALTDATVLLTGETGTGKEVFANAIHEGSDRKKNSFVAINCSAFSKEILESELFGHKAGSFTGAVKDKKGLVEEAAGGTLFLDEIGEMPVELQAKLLRVLETKEFIKMGETKVSRSDFRLIAATNRNLEEEIRNGNFREDLYFRLNIFEIRLPALRERKDDIKALAKGFVSIFSEKMHLPAIQVLPEYYKILEKNDWKGNIRELRNTVERSLILMNNNMLDGESLPLYAAKIPADQDSLSIRSLEKEHILKVLQYTKGNKAEASRLLEIGIATLYRKLEEYNLR, encoded by the coding sequence ATGTCCGGAACCATTCTGATTATTGATGATGAAATCAAGCTCCTGAAACTTTTGGGAATGATCCTTTCCCAGGAAGATTTTAATGTAAAACAAGCCTCAACGGCCCGTTCGGCAATGACCATGCTGGAACAGCATGAGTTTGATGTGGTCTTAAGCGATGTCCGCCTCCCCGATGCATTCGGGGTTGATCTGATCAAATCCGTAAAGACGAAATATCCCTATCTGGAAATAATCTTAATGACGGCCTTCGGAAATATTACGGATGCCGTCCAAGCGATGAAAAACGGAGCCTATGACTATCTGGTAAAAGGTGACGACAATGAGAAAATTATTCCTCTGGTATACAAAGCCCTGGAAAAGGCAAAACATAATAAATCCGGGATCGTCCGGAAAAATACGGCACAAAAAGGATTTGAAAGCATTATCGGGACTTCACCCCAGATCCTCCAGGCCAAAAAGCTGGCGGAAAGGGTTGCACTTACGGATGCGACTGTCCTCCTCACCGGGGAAACCGGAACCGGGAAAGAAGTTTTTGCCAACGCCATCCATGAGGGAAGCGACCGGAAGAAAAACAGCTTCGTGGCCATCAACTGTTCCGCCTTCAGCAAAGAAATCCTGGAAAGCGAGCTTTTCGGGCACAAAGCCGGATCATTTACGGGAGCGGTAAAAGATAAGAAAGGCCTTGTGGAAGAGGCTGCCGGAGGGACTTTATTTCTGGATGAAATCGGTGAAATGCCGGTAGAACTTCAGGCCAAGCTGCTTCGTGTATTGGAAACCAAAGAGTTCATCAAAATGGGGGAAACCAAAGTTTCCAGATCAGATTTCCGTTTGATTGCCGCTACCAACAGAAACCTCGAAGAAGAAATCAGGAACGGGAATTTCAGGGAAGATTTATATTTCAGGCTGAATATCTTTGAAATCAGGCTGCCGGCGCTCCGCGAAAGGAAAGATGATATAAAAGCCCTGGCGAAAGGCTTTGTCAGCATTTTTTCTGAAAAAATGCACCTGCCTGCAATTCAGGTACTGCCGGAATATTATAAGATCCTGGAAAAAAACGACTGGAAAGGAAACATCCGGGAGCTCCGCAATACGGTGGAAAGAAGCCTGATCCTTATGAACAATAATATGCTGGATGGAGAAAGCCTTCCCCTGTATGCAGCAAAAATTCCTGCGGATCAGGATTCCTTAAGCATCAGGTCTCTGGAGAAAGAACATATTTTAAAAGTTTTGCAGTATACCAAAGGCAATAAGGCAGAGGCTTCAAGGCTACTTGAAATCGGGATTGCTACGCTGTACCGAAAACTGGAAGAATACAATCTGAGATAA